In one window of Microbacterium dextranolyticum DNA:
- a CDS encoding DUF6704 family protein, whose product MSSSIEDPGHGHSPAAWTAVVIMLVAVSLGTLFFVLDMPVLVWASAGLLVVGLIVGWVMAKAGYGAHSPKYAAKQH is encoded by the coding sequence ATGAGCAGCAGCATCGAAGACCCCGGCCACGGACACTCGCCGGCGGCCTGGACGGCCGTCGTGATCATGCTCGTCGCGGTCTCCCTCGGCACGCTGTTCTTCGTGCTCGACATGCCGGTGCTCGTCTGGGCCTCGGCCGGACTTCTCGTCGTCGGACTCATCGTCGGATGGGTGATGGCCAAGGCCGGCTACGGCGCGCACAGTCCCAAGTACGCCGCGAAGCAGCACTGA
- the trpC gene encoding indole-3-glycerol phosphate synthase TrpC, with amino-acid sequence MLAGLTAGAVEDAEVRAQDRPLADVERAALAQAPALAALAALAPADRVKIIAEVKRASPSRGDLAAIPDPALQAALYQQGGASAISVLTEGRRFKGSLADLEAVKARVDVPVLRKDFIATPYQVLEARASGADLVLLIVAALDQPLLRQLHELTLQLGMTPLVETHSRDELKRAADLGARLIGVNARNLSTFDLDRDLFGSLAEHFPSDAIRIAESAVLAPADVAHYRAAGADVVLVGEALVTNDPVTTLHAFLEAGS; translated from the coding sequence ATGCTGGCAGGCCTCACCGCCGGCGCGGTGGAGGATGCCGAGGTGCGCGCGCAGGACCGCCCGCTGGCGGATGTCGAGCGCGCCGCGCTCGCGCAGGCGCCGGCACTCGCCGCCCTCGCCGCCCTCGCACCCGCCGACCGCGTCAAGATCATCGCCGAGGTCAAGCGCGCGAGCCCGTCGCGCGGCGACCTGGCGGCCATCCCCGACCCCGCGCTGCAGGCGGCGCTCTACCAGCAGGGCGGCGCGTCGGCCATCTCGGTGCTCACCGAGGGACGTCGCTTCAAGGGTTCTCTGGCCGACCTCGAAGCAGTGAAGGCACGCGTCGACGTACCGGTGCTGCGCAAGGACTTCATCGCCACCCCCTACCAGGTGCTCGAAGCCCGCGCCTCGGGCGCGGACCTGGTGCTGCTGATCGTCGCGGCTCTGGACCAGCCCCTGCTGAGACAGCTGCACGAACTGACCCTGCAGCTGGGGATGACGCCGCTCGTCGAGACGCATTCGCGCGACGAACTGAAGCGCGCAGCCGACCTGGGCGCCCGGTTGATCGGGGTCAACGCTCGGAACCTCTCCACGTTCGACCTGGATCGTGACCTGTTCGGCTCGCTCGCCGAGCACTTCCCGTCGGATGCCATTCGAATCGCCGAGTCGGCGGTGCTGGCGCCCGCGGACGTCGCCCACTACCGTGCCGCCGGCGCCGATGTGGTCCTCGTCGGCGAGGCGCTCGTGACCAACGACCCGGTGACCACCCTGCACGCCTTCTTGGAGGCCGGATCATGA
- the trpB gene encoding tryptophan synthase subunit beta, giving the protein MTSLRDQPGPFFGDFGGRFMPESLIAAIDELTGVYETALADPAFHAEYEQLLHSYAGRPSALTEVPRFAAHAGGARVFLKREDLNHTGSHKINNVIGQALLTQRLGKTRVIAETGAGQHGVATATAAALFGFDCTIYMGEVDTERQALNVARMRLLGAEVIPVTTGSRTLKDAINEAYRDWVASVETTNYIFGTAAGPHPFPAMVRDFQKIISEEARQQLLDETGRLPDAVVACVGGGSNAIGMFDAFLDDEDVALYGVEAAGDGVDTPKHAASIERGRPGVLHGAKTYVLQDEDGQTVESHSISAGLDYPGVGPEHAWLSDIGRATYIPATDAEAMDALRLLSRTEGIIPAIESAHALAGALRLGRELGPDAIIAVSLSGRGDKDMDTAARWFGLYDDGEGPVEAPPSDEDAHGEGIEL; this is encoded by the coding sequence ATGACGAGCCTGCGCGACCAGCCCGGTCCCTTCTTCGGAGATTTCGGCGGGAGGTTCATGCCGGAGTCGCTGATCGCCGCCATCGACGAGCTCACGGGGGTCTACGAGACCGCCCTCGCCGATCCCGCATTCCACGCGGAGTACGAGCAGCTGCTGCACTCCTACGCCGGACGTCCCTCCGCTCTGACCGAGGTCCCCCGCTTCGCCGCGCACGCGGGCGGGGCGCGGGTCTTCCTCAAGCGCGAAGACCTCAACCACACCGGCTCGCACAAGATCAACAACGTGATCGGCCAGGCGCTGCTGACGCAGCGGCTCGGCAAGACGCGGGTGATCGCCGAGACCGGTGCGGGGCAGCACGGCGTGGCGACGGCGACAGCGGCGGCCCTGTTCGGCTTCGACTGCACGATCTACATGGGCGAAGTCGACACGGAGCGCCAGGCGCTGAACGTCGCCCGCATGCGCCTGCTCGGTGCCGAGGTGATCCCGGTGACCACGGGGTCGCGCACGCTCAAGGACGCGATCAACGAGGCCTACCGCGATTGGGTGGCCTCGGTCGAGACGACCAACTACATCTTCGGCACCGCCGCCGGGCCGCACCCGTTCCCGGCGATGGTGCGCGACTTCCAGAAGATCATCTCGGAGGAGGCTCGCCAGCAGCTGCTCGACGAGACCGGGCGACTGCCCGATGCCGTGGTCGCGTGCGTCGGCGGCGGCTCGAACGCGATCGGCATGTTCGACGCGTTCCTCGACGACGAGGACGTCGCCCTCTACGGTGTCGAGGCGGCCGGCGACGGCGTCGACACGCCGAAGCACGCGGCATCCATCGAGCGCGGGCGGCCCGGCGTTCTGCACGGTGCCAAGACCTACGTGCTCCAGGACGAGGACGGCCAGACCGTCGAGTCCCACTCGATCTCCGCGGGACTCGACTATCCGGGCGTCGGTCCCGAGCACGCGTGGCTGTCCGACATCGGCCGGGCGACCTACATCCCCGCGACCGACGCCGAGGCGATGGACGCCCTCCGGCTGCTGTCGCGGACCGAGGGCATCATCCCCGCCATCGAATCGGCCCACGCCCTCGCCGGAGCCCTGCGACTGGGGCGGGAGCTGGGTCCGGATGCGATCATCGCCGTGAGCCTGTCCGGCCGGGGCGACAAGGACATGGACACGGCCGCACGCTGGTTCGGCCTGTACGACGATGGCGAGGGGCCGGTCGAGGCGCCGCCGTCCGATGAGGACGCCCACGGAGAGGGGATCGAGCTGTGA
- the trpA gene encoding tryptophan synthase subunit alpha → MSRVADAIAAARSAGRGAFVGYLPLGFPDLETSIDAAVALAEAGADVLELGPPYSDPVMDGTVIQEATQAALAGGFRMRDTFTAVRQIAARTDVPILVMTYWNPVLQYGVDRFADDLAAAGGAGLITPDITPDAAADWIAASERTGLDRVFLAAPTSTDARLRMIAESSTGFVYTVSTMGITGERAELDAAARTLVARLRGFGVENACVGIGISTPDQVSGVVEYADGAIVGTALVRALRDGGVDGLAAEARALASGTVR, encoded by the coding sequence GTGAGCCGGGTCGCCGATGCCATCGCCGCGGCGCGTTCCGCAGGGCGCGGCGCCTTCGTGGGATACCTGCCGCTCGGCTTCCCCGACCTCGAGACGAGCATCGACGCCGCGGTCGCCCTCGCCGAGGCCGGAGCCGATGTCCTCGAGCTCGGACCGCCGTACTCCGACCCCGTGATGGACGGCACCGTCATCCAGGAGGCGACGCAGGCCGCCCTGGCCGGCGGTTTCCGGATGCGCGACACGTTCACCGCGGTGCGCCAGATCGCGGCCCGTACCGACGTGCCGATCCTCGTCATGACGTACTGGAACCCCGTGCTGCAGTACGGCGTGGACCGTTTCGCCGACGACCTGGCCGCGGCCGGCGGCGCGGGCCTGATCACGCCCGACATCACCCCGGACGCCGCGGCCGACTGGATCGCCGCGTCCGAGCGCACCGGGCTCGACCGGGTCTTCCTCGCGGCGCCGACCTCGACCGACGCGCGTCTGCGGATGATCGCGGAATCCTCCACCGGCTTCGTCTACACCGTGTCGACCATGGGCATCACGGGCGAGCGGGCCGAACTGGATGCCGCGGCACGCACGCTCGTCGCCCGCCTGCGCGGATTCGGGGTCGAGAACGCCTGCGTGGGCATCGGCATCTCCACGCCCGACCAGGTGTCCGGCGTCGTCGAGTACGCGGACGGCGCCATCGTCGGAACGGCTCTCGTCCGTGCGCTGCGCGACGGCGGGGTGGACGGCCTCGCCGCCGAGGCGCGCGCACTGGCATCCGGCACCGTTCGCTGA
- the lgt gene encoding prolipoprotein diacylglyceryl transferase: MLFSASVVASIPSPSISSFSVGPLTIHFYALCILAGIIAAAFLTNRRLTARGAEPWVVIDICLIAVPLAIIGARLFHVVTHWSYYFDQGREWWNPFVKDAIWNVWDGGIAIFGALIAGAVGAWLGCKWTGVRFWTFADALAPGLLLAQAMGRFGNWFNQELYGLPTDLPWGLQISYPNPAWPAGLPEGTLFHPTFLYEVIWNTLGVLFLLWVGKRFTLQWGRLFALYLVWYSAGRIVWESIRIDPSDVFFGLRTNVWAAIAGVVVGLAIFVVQKRRHPGLEPSPYRPGRERAVGGAVQSQNTDDFVDVSAPPASEFVADAATSTVASK; the protein is encoded by the coding sequence GTGCTTTTCTCCGCCTCGGTCGTCGCCAGCATCCCCAGTCCGTCGATCAGTTCGTTTTCGGTGGGTCCGCTGACGATCCACTTCTACGCGCTGTGCATTCTGGCGGGCATCATCGCAGCGGCCTTCCTGACGAATCGGCGCCTCACGGCGCGCGGAGCGGAGCCCTGGGTCGTCATCGACATCTGTCTGATCGCGGTTCCTCTCGCCATCATCGGCGCGCGCCTGTTCCACGTGGTCACCCACTGGAGCTACTACTTCGACCAGGGCCGCGAGTGGTGGAACCCCTTCGTCAAAGACGCGATCTGGAACGTCTGGGACGGCGGCATCGCCATCTTCGGCGCCCTGATCGCCGGTGCCGTCGGCGCGTGGCTCGGCTGCAAGTGGACGGGTGTCCGCTTCTGGACCTTCGCCGACGCGCTGGCTCCCGGCCTGCTCCTCGCCCAGGCGATGGGTCGCTTCGGCAACTGGTTCAACCAGGAGCTGTACGGACTGCCGACCGACCTGCCCTGGGGCTTGCAGATCTCGTATCCGAACCCGGCGTGGCCGGCGGGTCTTCCCGAGGGGACGCTGTTCCACCCCACATTCCTGTACGAGGTCATCTGGAACACGCTCGGCGTGCTGTTCCTGCTGTGGGTCGGCAAGCGCTTTACCCTGCAGTGGGGACGCCTGTTCGCGCTCTACCTCGTCTGGTACAGCGCGGGCCGCATCGTGTGGGAGAGCATCCGCATCGATCCCAGCGACGTGTTCTTCGGGCTGCGCACCAACGTGTGGGCCGCGATCGCGGGCGTGGTCGTCGGGCTGGCGATCTTCGTCGTCCAGAAGCGGCGCCACCCGGGGCTCGAACCCTCGCCGTACCGGCCCGGACGTGAGCGCGCGGTCGGCGGGGCTGTACAATCGCAGAACACCGACGACTTCGTGGACGTGAGCGCACCCCCTGCGTCCGAGTTCGTCGCGGACGCTGCCACAAGCACAGTCGCCTCGAAGTAA
- the gltB gene encoding glutamate synthase large subunit — MASSPRRGETPDSIALSASGIPSKQGMYNPAFEKDACGLAMVATLRGTPGHDIVDLALTALRNLEHRGAIGSDAGTGDGAGILTQMPDAFLRAVVGFDLPPVGEYAAGLAFLPLEDGARAEVKAGVERVAASEGLTVLGWRVVPTEDEHLGKLAFAARPAFEQLFVSRPAVGDAPALSGIDLDRRVYRLRKRARREHGAYFVSLSARTLGYKGMVTTLQLEPFYPDLQDERFESELAVVHSRYSTNTFPSWPLAQPLRMLAHNGEINTVGANRNWMRARQSQLESELVGDIRPLLPICTEGASDSASFDEVLELLTLTGRSLPHAVMMMVPEAYEKQTTLDPDLRAFYEYHSMQMEPWDGPAALIFTDGTLVGATLDRNGLRPGRWTETTDGLVVIGSETGVLDFEPARIKRRGRLRPGRMFVVDTAQRRIIEDEEVKRDLANLKPWQEWLDAGRVRLKDLPEREHIVHPIASITRRQRTFGYTEEEVRILLTPMGQNGAEPLGAMGSDAPIAVLSERPRLLFDYFVQQFAQVTNPPLDSIREEVVTSLSLGLGPERNLLSWGPEHTRTVTLDFPVIDNDELAKLQNIDKAMPGRRSATIRGLYHFDQGDHSLEKRIEEMCAEVDAAIADGAEFIILSDRDSNKDLVPIPSLLMLSAVHHHLIRRENRMKVGLVVEAGDVREVHHVATLIGYGASAVNPYLAMETVEYLVRAGFITGISPEKAVANLIYALGKGVLKIMSKMGISTVSSYAGSQVFEAVGLSEDFVEKYFTGTETKLGGVGIVEIARENQARHDYAYPEDEAARTHERLWTGGEYQWRRDGAPHLFNPDTVFRLQHSTRERRYDIFRQYTKLVDDQSAELKTLRGMFRLKTGERPPVPIDEVEPVSSIVRRFSTGAMSYGSISKEAHETLAIAMNSIGAKSNTGEGGEDVERLLDPSRRSAIKQVASGRFGVTSMYLTHADDIQIKLAQGAKPGEGGQLPPAKVYPWIARTRGGTPGVGLISPPPHHDIYSIEDLKQLIFDLKRANPAARVHVKLVSQSGIGAVAAGTAKALADVILVSGHDGGTGASPLNSLKHAGTPWELGLAETQQTLMLNDMRDRVVVQADGQLKTGRDVVIAALLGAEEFGFATTALVVEGCVMMRVCHLDTCPVGVATQNPVLRKRFTGKPEHVVNFMEFVAQEVREYLAELGFRTLDEAIGRNDMLDTSGAVDHWKAADLDLAPILAGPAFGPDVPRRHLRDQDHELEKHFDVGLIERSQDVIAHGGHLAIDLPIRNTERAVGTMLGNRVTLQHGEHGLPSGSIEVNLTGSAGQSFGAFLPAGITLRLEGDSNDYVGKGLSGGQIVVRPPRDAAFDASQNVIAGNVIGYGATQGSLFLRGVVGERFLVRNSGATAVVEGVGDHALEYMTGGLAVILGATGRNLGAGMSGGTAYIYKLDRDLVNSEALASGELELLALGSGDAEILHDLLERHVAETGSTLAAGLLEDFEAETHNFVRVRPRDYAAVLQTRQDAAAEGLDPDSDVVWTRILEVTGG, encoded by the coding sequence ATGGCCTCGAGCCCCCGTCGCGGAGAAACTCCCGACAGCATCGCGCTGAGCGCATCGGGCATCCCCTCGAAGCAGGGTATGTACAACCCGGCATTCGAGAAGGACGCCTGCGGTCTCGCCATGGTGGCGACGCTGCGCGGCACGCCCGGGCACGACATCGTCGACCTGGCGCTCACCGCGCTGCGCAATCTCGAGCATCGTGGGGCCATCGGCTCCGACGCCGGGACGGGCGACGGCGCCGGCATCCTCACGCAGATGCCCGATGCCTTCCTGCGCGCGGTCGTCGGATTCGATCTGCCGCCGGTGGGGGAGTACGCCGCGGGTCTCGCGTTCCTGCCGCTGGAGGACGGCGCGCGCGCCGAGGTGAAGGCCGGCGTCGAGCGGGTCGCCGCCTCGGAGGGACTGACCGTGCTCGGCTGGCGCGTCGTGCCCACGGAGGACGAGCACCTCGGCAAGCTGGCCTTCGCCGCGCGTCCCGCCTTCGAGCAGCTCTTCGTCTCGCGCCCGGCCGTCGGCGACGCGCCGGCGCTGAGCGGTATCGACCTGGATCGTCGCGTCTATCGTCTGCGCAAGCGCGCGCGGCGCGAGCACGGTGCGTACTTCGTCTCGCTGAGCGCCCGGACGCTCGGGTACAAGGGCATGGTCACCACGCTCCAGCTCGAGCCGTTCTACCCGGACCTGCAGGACGAACGCTTCGAGAGCGAGCTGGCGGTCGTCCACTCGCGCTACTCGACGAACACCTTCCCCTCGTGGCCGCTCGCCCAGCCGCTGCGCATGCTCGCGCACAACGGTGAGATCAACACCGTGGGCGCGAACCGCAACTGGATGCGAGCGCGGCAGTCGCAGCTCGAGTCCGAGCTCGTGGGCGACATCCGCCCGCTCCTGCCGATCTGCACCGAGGGCGCGAGCGACTCGGCGTCGTTCGACGAGGTGCTGGAGCTTCTCACGCTCACGGGTCGGAGCCTGCCGCACGCCGTCATGATGATGGTGCCCGAAGCGTACGAGAAGCAGACGACGCTCGACCCCGATCTGCGCGCCTTCTACGAGTACCACTCCATGCAGATGGAGCCCTGGGACGGCCCCGCGGCGCTGATCTTCACCGACGGCACGCTCGTGGGCGCGACGCTCGACCGCAACGGTCTGCGCCCGGGCCGCTGGACCGAGACGACCGACGGCCTCGTCGTCATCGGCTCCGAGACCGGTGTGCTGGACTTCGAGCCGGCGCGCATCAAGCGTCGCGGACGTCTGCGTCCCGGCCGCATGTTCGTCGTCGACACCGCGCAGCGCCGCATCATCGAGGACGAAGAGGTCAAGCGCGACCTCGCGAACCTGAAGCCGTGGCAGGAGTGGCTCGATGCCGGGCGCGTACGCCTGAAGGACCTGCCCGAGCGGGAGCACATCGTGCACCCGATCGCGTCGATCACGCGCCGCCAGCGTACGTTCGGGTACACCGAGGAGGAAGTGCGCATCCTCCTCACCCCCATGGGTCAGAACGGCGCCGAGCCGCTCGGCGCAATGGGGTCGGATGCGCCGATCGCGGTGCTCAGCGAGCGTCCGCGCCTGCTGTTCGACTACTTCGTGCAGCAGTTCGCGCAGGTGACGAACCCGCCGCTCGACTCGATCCGCGAAGAGGTCGTGACGTCGCTGTCGCTGGGTCTCGGACCCGAGCGGAACCTGCTGTCGTGGGGTCCGGAGCACACGCGCACCGTGACACTCGACTTCCCCGTGATCGACAACGACGAACTCGCCAAGCTGCAGAACATCGACAAGGCGATGCCCGGACGGCGCAGTGCCACGATCCGTGGCCTGTACCACTTCGACCAGGGCGATCACTCGCTCGAGAAGCGCATCGAAGAGATGTGCGCGGAGGTCGATGCGGCGATCGCCGACGGCGCCGAGTTCATCATCCTGAGCGACCGGGACTCCAACAAGGATCTCGTGCCGATCCCGTCGCTGCTGATGCTCTCGGCCGTGCATCATCACCTGATCCGGCGCGAGAACCGCATGAAGGTCGGCCTGGTGGTCGAAGCGGGCGACGTGCGCGAAGTTCACCACGTCGCGACGCTCATCGGCTACGGCGCATCCGCCGTGAACCCGTACCTCGCGATGGAGACGGTCGAGTACCTCGTGCGCGCCGGCTTCATCACCGGGATCTCGCCGGAGAAGGCGGTCGCGAACCTCATCTATGCGCTCGGCAAGGGCGTGTTGAAGATCATGTCCAAGATGGGTATCTCGACGGTCTCGTCGTACGCCGGGTCGCAGGTGTTCGAGGCGGTCGGTTTGTCGGAGGACTTCGTCGAGAAGTACTTCACGGGTACCGAGACGAAGCTCGGCGGCGTCGGCATCGTCGAGATCGCACGCGAGAACCAGGCGCGTCACGACTACGCCTACCCCGAGGACGAGGCGGCGCGCACGCACGAGCGGCTGTGGACAGGCGGCGAGTACCAGTGGCGCCGGGACGGTGCGCCGCACCTGTTCAACCCCGACACCGTGTTCCGTCTGCAGCACTCCACCCGTGAGCGCCGCTACGACATCTTCCGCCAGTACACGAAGCTCGTCGACGACCAGTCGGCCGAGCTGAAGACGCTGCGCGGCATGTTCCGTCTGAAGACCGGGGAGCGTCCGCCCGTCCCGATCGACGAGGTCGAGCCCGTCTCGTCGATCGTGCGGCGTTTCTCGACCGGAGCGATGAGCTACGGCTCGATCTCCAAAGAGGCGCACGAGACCCTCGCGATCGCGATGAACTCGATCGGCGCGAAGTCCAACACGGGCGAGGGTGGCGAGGACGTCGAGCGTCTGCTCGACCCGTCCCGTCGCAGCGCGATCAAGCAGGTCGCCTCGGGCCGGTTCGGTGTCACGAGCATGTATCTGACGCACGCGGATGACATCCAGATCAAGCTCGCGCAGGGTGCCAAACCCGGCGAGGGCGGTCAGCTGCCGCCGGCCAAGGTCTACCCGTGGATCGCGCGCACCCGCGGCGGGACGCCGGGTGTCGGACTGATCTCGCCGCCGCCCCACCACGACATCTACTCGATCGAAGACCTGAAGCAGCTCATCTTCGACCTGAAGCGTGCGAACCCCGCGGCGCGGGTGCACGTCAAGCTCGTGAGCCAGTCGGGAATCGGCGCGGTCGCGGCCGGAACGGCCAAGGCTCTCGCGGATGTGATCCTGGTCTCCGGCCACGACGGCGGCACCGGCGCCAGCCCGCTGAACTCGCTCAAGCACGCGGGTACGCCGTGGGAGCTGGGTCTGGCCGAGACGCAGCAGACGTTGATGCTCAACGACATGCGCGACCGCGTGGTCGTCCAGGCGGATGGACAGCTCAAGACCGGTCGCGACGTCGTCATCGCCGCGCTGCTGGGCGCGGAGGAGTTCGGCTTCGCCACGACCGCTCTCGTGGTGGAAGGCTGCGTCATGATGCGCGTCTGCCATCTCGACACCTGCCCCGTGGGCGTGGCCACGCAGAATCCGGTGCTCCGCAAGCGCTTCACGGGCAAGCCCGAGCACGTCGTGAACTTCATGGAGTTCGTGGCGCAGGAGGTGCGCGAGTACCTCGCCGAACTCGGTTTCCGTACGCTCGACGAAGCGATCGGCCGCAACGACATGCTCGACACGAGCGGCGCCGTGGACCACTGGAAGGCGGCCGACCTCGACCTCGCTCCGATCCTCGCCGGTCCGGCTTTCGGTCCCGACGTGCCGCGGCGCCATCTGCGCGATCAGGACCACGAGCTCGAGAAGCACTTCGACGTCGGCCTCATCGAACGGTCGCAGGATGTCATCGCCCACGGCGGTCACCTCGCGATCGATCTGCCGATCCGCAACACGGAGCGCGCCGTCGGGACGATGCTCGGCAACCGCGTCACCCTGCAGCATGGCGAGCACGGACTGCCGTCCGGCAGCATCGAGGTCAACCTCACCGGGTCGGCGGGGCAGTCCTTCGGCGCCTTCCTGCCCGCCGGGATCACGCTGCGCCTCGAGGGCGACTCGAACGATTACGTCGGCAAGGGCCTCTCCGGTGGTCAGATCGTCGTGCGGCCTCCGCGCGACGCTGCGTTCGACGCGTCGCAGAACGTGATCGCGGGCAACGTGATCGGGTACGGTGCGACCCAGGGGAGCCTCTTCCTCCGCGGCGTCGTGGGGGAGCGCTTCCTGGTGCGCAACTCGGGTGCCACCGCGGTCGTCGAGGGCGTGGGCGACCACGCGCTCGAGTACATGACCGGCGGGCTCGCGGTCATCCTCGGCGCCACCGGGCGCAACCTCGGAGCCGGCATGTCCGGCGGCACCGCCTACATCTACAAGCTCGACCGCGACTTGGTGAACAGTGAGGCCCTGGCCAGCGGCGAACTGGAACTGCTCGCGCTGGGGTCCGGTGACGCCGAGATCCTGCACGACCTGCTCGAGCGGCACGTCGCCGAGACCGGCTCGACCCTCGCCGCAGGCCTCCTGGAGGACTTCGAGGCCGAGACGCACAACTTCGTCCGAGTACGGCCGCGTGACTACGCGGCCGTGCTGCAGACCCGACAGGACGCCGCCGCCGAGGGGCTGGACCCCGACAGCGACGTCGTCTGGACACGCATCCTGGAGGTGACCGGTGGCTGA
- a CDS encoding glutamate synthase subunit beta produces MADPKGFLKTTERELPARRPVPVRIMDWKEVYEPGDSAVLRRQAGRCMDCGIPFCHKGCPLGNLIPEWNDLMWRGEGRSAIERLHATNNFPEFTGRLCPAPCESSCVLGINQPAVTIKQVEVSIIDDAFASGWVEPEPPARLTGKTVAVVGSGPAGLAAAQQLTRAGHTVAVFERDDRIGGLLRYGIPDFKMEKRHIESRLRQMQDEGTRFRAGVEIGVDITWSDLRARYDAVVVATGSTVPRDIPIPGRDLDGVHFAMEYLVESNKVVAGDQVPQQIDAEGKHVIVIGGGDTGADCIGTAHRQGALSVTNLAIGTQPPTARPDHQPWPTMPTLFEVSSAHEEGGERTYLASTVEFLGNEAGEVRALRLAETEYLPDGRRVPKSGTEREIPADLVLIAMGFTGPERGALEDQLGTVFTGRGNVERGDDYQSTAAGVFVAGDAGRGQSLIVWAIAEGRAAAAAVDEYLMGRTNLPAPVGPRDIAIGLQPA; encoded by the coding sequence GTGGCTGACCCGAAGGGCTTCCTGAAGACCACCGAGCGCGAGCTCCCGGCGCGCCGGCCGGTTCCCGTGCGCATCATGGACTGGAAAGAGGTCTACGAACCGGGCGACAGCGCGGTTCTGCGACGCCAAGCGGGACGCTGCATGGACTGCGGCATTCCGTTCTGCCACAAGGGATGCCCCTTGGGGAACCTCATCCCGGAGTGGAACGACCTCATGTGGCGCGGCGAGGGCCGTTCGGCCATCGAACGTCTGCACGCGACGAACAACTTCCCCGAGTTCACGGGGCGCCTGTGCCCGGCTCCGTGCGAGAGCTCCTGCGTGCTGGGCATCAACCAGCCCGCCGTCACCATCAAGCAGGTCGAGGTGTCCATCATCGACGACGCCTTCGCCAGCGGGTGGGTGGAGCCCGAGCCGCCTGCTCGGCTCACGGGCAAGACCGTCGCGGTCGTCGGCTCCGGTCCCGCGGGTCTCGCCGCGGCGCAGCAGCTGACCCGCGCCGGTCACACGGTGGCGGTCTTCGAGCGAGACGACCGCATCGGCGGTCTCCTGCGCTACGGCATCCCCGACTTCAAGATGGAGAAGCGGCACATCGAGTCGCGTCTGCGTCAGATGCAGGACGAGGGCACGCGCTTCCGCGCGGGCGTCGAGATCGGCGTCGACATCACCTGGAGCGATCTGCGGGCACGGTACGACGCCGTCGTCGTCGCCACCGGCTCCACGGTTCCCCGTGACATCCCGATTCCGGGCCGCGACCTGGACGGCGTGCACTTCGCGATGGAGTACCTCGTCGAGTCCAACAAGGTCGTGGCGGGCGACCAGGTTCCCCAGCAGATCGACGCCGAAGGCAAGCACGTCATCGTCATCGGCGGCGGCGACACCGGTGCGGACTGCATCGGGACGGCGCACCGTCAGGGCGCGCTGAGCGTGACGAACCTCGCGATCGGCACGCAGCCGCCGACGGCACGCCCCGACCACCAGCCGTGGCCGACGATGCCAACCCTGTTCGAGGTCTCGTCGGCGCACGAGGAAGGCGGTGAGCGCACCTACCTCGCGTCGACCGTCGAGTTCCTCGGCAACGAGGCGGGCGAGGTGCGTGCGCTTCGGCTGGCCGAGACCGAGTACCTGCCCGACGGACGCCGTGTGCCCAAGAGCGGCACCGAGCGGGAGATCCCCGCCGACCTCGTCCTCATCGCGATGGGTTTCACCGGCCCGGAGCGCGGCGCGCTCGAAGACCAGCTGGGTACCGTGTTCACGGGCCGCGGCAACGTCGAACGCGGCGACGACTACCAGTCGACCGCTGCGGGTGTCTTCGTGGCGGGCGATGCCGGTCGTGGCCAGTCCCTGATCGTCTGGGCGATCGCCGAGGGGCGGGCCGCCGCGGCAGCCGTCGACGAGTACCTCATGGGGCGGACGAACCTGCCCGCCCCCGTGGGACCGCGAGACATCGCGATCGGCCTTCAGCCCGCGTAG